The nucleotide sequence ATGAGTCCACCAAGATTGAGCCACTGTGGTGTCACAAGGAGGATGAATCCACAGACTATCCCAGCGGGGATGAACAACTTCAGATCGTTGAGGCTGTAGTCGATTTCGATGCCGAATATTTCGTCGCTTGTTCCGAATTCATCGAGGATTCGTCGTGAGGGGTCGCGATGGCTCATTCGCGCTGCCCCCGCGTGTTGAAGACCGTCTCTCGACTTTCAGCATTCTGTTGTGCGTGCGAATATGGACCACTGTACCTTTCGTTCTCTACGACATCTCGAACATCGTAGAACTGTTCGTCGGCGGCCCCTTGAAGAAGAATTGTCTTGTCCGAGTATGCTTTGTCGAACCGTTCATATCCCGTATCTAGTGTCCAATCACGGTTTGAGCTCGTTCCACCGACTCCCTTGAACTCTCCATTCGGGAGGAAATATCCCGCACGGTAATCCTGTTCACTATCCAATTCAGATCGTGTTGTGACCTTGTTGAGAGAAACGCTCGGAGGAATCCGAGAGTCGGTGATCGATTCTCGCGAAGCGCTGGATGTCTCCGACGCGCTTGAAACACCTAGAATCGTCGTTACTGAGTGACCATTTCGGGCAAGCTCACTCGAGGCATTCCCAAGTGCACTAACCGCACTCGTGTCTGTCGCACCAACAGTAGCGGTCGAACTCGCATTGTCGCTCGAGAACGGCGAACCGTTCAGTGGGTCTACACGTGGACTGGAGGCGGCTGAACTCGCCGCGCTCGTCGCTGCACTTCCGGCGTTTCCGAGCTTGTCCGACGCACGTGTGAAACTCGTTGCGGAGACAGCACCGAGAACGCCCGCAGCCATCGCCGAAAACGGCCGCATCGAGCGCATGCCGATGAACAACATAATCGGCGATAGGAGCGCAATGACCCACAGACAAAGCGTCAAGAGCGCATACACGCCAAGACCAGGGACAATCGATGTCGCTCCAGGCATTGCACTCCGAGCGGCGTTGATGATTGGATACCCGAAGCCCAACACGAGCGCTGTCGGGAAGGGGAGGAACGCGACGGTGACGAACATATCACGGCCGATTTCACCGACCTTCGCGACGATGCTGAGTGGCCCGAAATCGACCAGTGAGAGGGCGATGAAGATTGGGAGTGCGGGGGCGAAGACAAACACTGCCACCCACGACAGGCCGAATACGAGCGCAATCAAGAGGAACAGCACGCCTGATGAGAGCCAGACGAGAACAATGCCAAGGCTGGCTGCGGCAGCGTTCCCCCCGACCGATCCGAGGTCCGCAACGAGGTCAGCGCCCTCGGGGGCGACCGCGAGAATCAGTCCCTGTGAGAGATGCAGCACTACAGCAGCCCAGATCCAGGAAGCGAGGATGAAGAACAAGCCGAACCAACCTTTCTGACGGAGTGTCTTGCTTCGGTGTGCTGCAGCAGACCCACCTGGGAGAATCGTGGTGAGTCTTAGCAGAATCATCGCGAAGCCCCACAGGGCAAGCCCGATTGGAAGTCCTTTCGAGAACCACATATCGTACGCCGTTCCCATCGGTGCATTTGTGGGGCGGTCGACGAGTTCCATCTCACCATCTTGAAGCGGCACTGGCCGAGAGACGAGGAATTCGACAGCCCATTCGGCGACGTCGCGAGAAAACTCGAGGAATCCCTGTGCGATGGCTCGAACGGCGTCAACGACACCGTTGCAGACTTGGCCACTCACGGGGTCGATACCGCTACAGTAGCCTGCATCATTGGTGGCGGTGCTATTCTCACCTTGGTCGTCACCAGTGGGCGTTGGTTCGCTTGGTGTTCCGAGTTGGAGTGAGTTCGCCGGTGTTTCTGCGACGGCGAGCATGGGGACGAATCCAGCGCTCACGATGAGTGTCAGTACAAACATCACCGGGAGGATTCGTTTCTGTGTCATGGAGTGGTGAATTGCTGTGTAACGTCCCTCAGAAGAAGGGGACGAGACTGACACAGTCTGCGAGAGAGGTCCCGGTGAATCCGATGAACATCTCGATAACGACGGCGAACAGTGGCGTTGTTACGGCACTCATGCCAGCGCGGTTACGCCAGCTTTTGAATGATTGGACTGTTTGCGGGTCTTTCGGGAAGCCGGCTGCAGTGTGGAGGACGTAGGAGAGAATTGCAGCGCCGATCATGAGCGTCCCGACGACCAATGGGGCTGCTTGGTTGATGGTATCGGCGAGTGGCGTCCCACAGATACCATTGCCGACTCCTTCTTGGGCAGCGACTGTCGTACTCGCAGTTGCGAACAGGACCACAGCGACGACCACTGTGTGACAAGTGCGACGCAAGAAAGTTGACATAAATGTGTATCCACCTGTGAAACGTGTGGCCTTCTTTGCAATTTCAGATGCTTCAGGTATCCTAAGGGTTGTTTTCCTAGACATTCTGTCGTATTCTATCCGAAGGTAGTATCTATCGTTATTAGAAACTATCGGCCATATCTGTGATTTCTGAGAGATTAACTGTCCCGAAGGCTTTTGTTCTGATTAAGACCACTATTGGTTAGACGATGACTCGGCCAAATGCAGATGTTCCTGAGGGAGTTCATGGGAGTATGAAAGAGCTAGGGAAGATGTACGGAATCTCGACGGAGGAGGCCTACATTCTCGCTGCAAAAGTGCTGTTGAACCTCGAATCAGAAATTGAGTACAACCCAGATGGCGACCTCGTTGAGGCATTCCTCGAGAAACACGCTAATCGGTAACGAGATCGGTGCAGGTAGTTTGAGAGGCAGCAGAAGAACAGATCAATAACGCTATACACGCCGTGTTTGAGAAACCCGGCTCTGCTGAAACCATCAACAGTTGATAGGAATGGCGTGCAAGATACAGAGCATGTACCCATTATGAAGGCCTCGTTTATTTCGACTTCTTGAATCTGAACCATCCGTCAAATAGAAGTGCCAGCTTATCGCTATAGATTCTACCAAATCGCGTTGGTTTTCTTGGAGTACTCTTGAATACAGACTCCGTGCCTGATCATTTAGGACTTTAATCACATCTCTACATTCGACATCGCAGACGCTACAAGCCCCTCAGAAGGAATATTGTATCGAGTAGTGATTGCTTGCACACCCGTCTCCTCAGAATGTTTCGCGTGACATCGAATTAAATTCTCGACAGCGCCCATCAACCACCCTGGGTTGTTGTCCGGTCGTGCACCGCCAGCATGAACATCATCGTGACACGCACGACAGAGATAACACCCAACTTTGTTCTCACCATACCGCCAATGATGAAAGTCCAACCCAGCGTCAGGAGCGTCACCACACAACCGGCATGCGTCAGGAGGCTCTCGGAAAGCAGACTGTGAAATTCGCTGATTTGGCTCCAATCCCGCTCGACGAACCGCCTCGTTCCAACTCCCAAACCGCTTCAGATAACTTCGACCGTAATACTCCCCACAATCATCCATCTGTTCTTTCGTCGGCGTTCGATTCAACTCCCTTGCCAGCCGCCTGATCTCGTTCAATAAATCATCCGTCGGCACTTTCCACACCTGATTCGGCTCGAACCCCGCCTCCCGAAGAGCCTCATTCCACCCCCCGAATTCATTTTGGTACTGCGATGCCCAATACCCCCCTCGGTCATTCATCTCCGTAGTCGTCGGTGTTTGACCGAGTTCCTCCGCGAGTCGATGAAGGGCATTAAGCAGATCCTTTCTCCTGTCCTCTCCCATACTGTTCCCAAATCGACACACTCTCAATTCATTACTTCGGTTTCGGAAAATGACTGCTAGTTGCCCAGCCTGTACTGAGCGATTTGAGCAGCTCACACCGGGTGTCGAACCAATGACCGAGATGCGCCCTCTGTTCAGCACGACCGCAGAAAATCATCACCACAGTAGGATTTCAACAGACCAAACAGACCCTAAATACCCAACCCCTGCGACTTGCAAACTCCTCATGAGCAACCTCAACCGGTACTAGCTCTAAGAGAACCTTTATCCATCAGCCTCCTCAAGAAAACGGGGCCGACAAAGCAGGAGTTCATCGACTATCTGGAGTCTGGGCTCGTCGAACGGGATTTCAGAGAACTGTTTTGATCAGTCGCGGAGCTCTGCGACCGACTGACCGACCTCTCGGACGTGTGCACTTCGCTCGAGGTCAAGTTCCTCAGCGAGGTAATCAACCGTCTCTTCGAGGCTCATACATGAAGGGAGCGCTCCGATCAGTATAAACCTAGTGCTGTATCATGACTACGGAGGAGATGACCAGACTGTCTAATGACTGGATGGAGCTACCGCTGCGAGAATCCGGTCGCCTCAACTGAGAATCCGTCGGCTTGTTTTGCGACATTCAGTGAGGGAAGCCCACGACTTTAGTCGTGGGAGAAGTCACAACCATGTGTCCCTCGAACGACTGATACACGGGAAACGAGTGAACGCCACCATCGGGTGGATACTCACAGGAGCCGTTGCAATGACTGGTCTTACGAGCGTTCTCACTCACGAGATTCTCTGGGGAGTTTTCTCGGGATTCGTCGCAGTAGTGATATCGCTACCAGCGCTTCTGACTCGCGACTGGACGGCAATCGTCTCCTGGTCACTTCTGGCCGTCGCTGCTGTTGCTGTGCTTGCGAGAGCGTTCGATTTCTACTCCAATACTGCAGGCTACCTCGCCATTGCAGCGCTCGCGCTTATCATCGTCGTCGAACTCGACGTGTTCACCTCGGTCGAACTCAGCCGTCGGTTCGCAATCGTGTTTGCAGTCCTGATGACGATGGCGCTGCAGGCCGTTTGGATCATCGCTCAGTTTTACTCTGACCAGTGGCTCAACACTAACTTTCTGAGTACGCAAACTGAACTGCAAAATGACATAGTGACTGTTACGATTGTAGGCTTCGTTTTAGGTGGCCTTTTTCAGTGGTACTTTGCACGGTTCGAGCCCATCGGTTCCGTCGGCGAATCATCGAAGCAGGGGGAGACGACATGACGCTCAGTGACGTACTTGGATTGTCCGATTCTCACGAACGTCTTCTCGTACGCGTTCTCCAAGTCACGCTGGCTGGATTGCTCGTCTACGGACTAGTGGTATCTCAGATGGCGATCATCGTGGCCGCTGTCATTGGACTTGGTGTGACGTTTCTTCCGGCACTTCTCCGCCGAGAATACGGCTACTGTATGGATGCCGGTCTCGTGCTCTGGATCTCCATTGCGATGATTCTCCACGTCATTGGCTTTCTCGGCTTTTACGATCGATTCCAGTGGTACGACGAAATCACACACATGATCTCTGCGACGGTCATCGCTGGGGTAGGCTATGCAGCCTTCCGGGCGTTGGAACTGCATTCCGAAGATATTGAGGTTCCATCGGAGTTTCGGGCCGTATTCATCGTGGTATTCGTCCTCGCTGCAGGTATGTTCTGGGAGATTTTGGAATACGTCTTCGGTGGACTCGTCACCGTCTATGGAATTGACGACATCGTCACCGACATGGTGTTCAACGGAGTTGGTGCGATAATCGTCGCCGTCTGGGGGACTGGCTACGTGGACGGGCTAATAGAGTTCTTCAGAGAACGACTTCGCCCTGAGAGTGACATGTAATCTGTATCGAACTCCCTACGGAACTGGATTTGCGAAGAGACAAACAGTTCCTATCAGGTTTTTGTCGCCAATGGCAGTCGTAGAATCGAAGCGTTGCTGTGCGGGCTGATTCTCAGTTCATTGCACAACGTTCCTCTCCCGATGATGGAGGCGGTAGGGATTGTGAACACCGTCTATAGTCAGAAATTCGCTGTTCATCGAACCGTTCAGTTCGCCTCCTCGGCAGTCTCGCTCGTTAGTTGGCTTTCGAGTTTTCTCCATCGACGGCTGCGGTCGCACGGAGACGAAAAGAAAGCGGCGAAACGAATGTACGTCGGTACGGCGAACTGCGCGTACCGATGGTAGTTCTAACGGCCCACTTTATAGATGAGTGAGAAGTTGCGAAAACCGTGCGCTTGTCTGTGAAAGCCACCTTGACGGGTGGCGAGCGCCATCGTTTGTCCGCCCGCCGAACTCAAGTCCTGCTATCGTCGCTCAAGACAGACACGAGCGATTTGACCCACTAAGCTAGCGAGCAGTGAAATCCGCGCTACCTCCAAATTTTCCCGCTGCAATGTAGACGTTGACCCGGGTATCCGTTGGCCTCTGAGACACCAGCGACCTCTGTGAGGACCTCCTGACGGCGCTACTGTGATTCTAAACCCGTTTCATCGAACCCGGTCACGTCCCGCATCTGTAGACTCGGAGTCGGTAACGGAGTGGTTAGCGTGCCACCACTCGAAAATTGCAGCACCGAGGAGTACGACGAGTGCGACCGCGACGGCGAGCAAGTGGGGCAGATACATCGACGCCCAGAGGAGATAGCTCCGACTCCGCGCACGCTCGTCGAACGCCCCGTGAGCGCCGTAATCGGTCTCGTCGTCAACCGGGTCCCAGAGGTTATCAGTTCCGTCGGAGTCTGCGGGTTCGTCTATCATCTGCGACCCCCATCCAGAGCGAGCGAGGAGATTGTCGAGTTGACGAGGGATAATCCGGTTGCCCAAAATCGCCTTCGCCGTCGAACGACCGACCCACAACTCGTCGCGGTTGTGGTGGCTCGCCCAGACGATCGCGTCGGCCGCGACTTCGGGTTGGTAGATCGGTGGTACCGGCTGTGGTTTGTCCGGTAATCGGTTCCTCACCCACTCGAACTGTGGCGTGTTGAGTGCCGGCATCTGCACCATCGACAGTTGAACGTCACTGTCCTCGTGAATCAGCTCTGTCCGCACGGACTCGGTAAATCCCTGGATGGCGTGCTTCGAGCCACAGTACGCCGACTGCAACGGAATCCCGCGATAGGCAAGTGCCGACCCGACCTGGATTATCGTTCCCTCGTTCCGGGGACGCATGCGGTCGAGTGCGACCTGTGTACCGTGGACGCAGCCGAGGTACGTCACTTCGGTCACACGCCTATACTCATCAGATTCCATCTCTGCCGCCGGGGAGAACACAGACGTCATCGCGTTGTTCACCCAGATATCGATCGGACCGAACGCATCTTCGACGGCGTCCGCCGCCGCCTCGACTTGGTCCGAGTCGGCGACGTCGGTCGGAACGACGAGCGCTCTCCCGCCCGCATCCTCGACATCCTGGCGTGCGCCTTCGAGTCCGGCCTCGCCACGGGCGAGAAGCCCGACTTTCGCTCCCTGTTCGGCGAAGGCCCGAGCGGTCGCTCGTCCTACGCCGGCCGATGCGCCCGTCACTACGACGACGTCCGCGTCTGATTCTGTTGTCGAATTCATTAGTATGTCTCCGAAAGTCGGTTTTCAGGTGATGTACCGCGGCCACCAATCGCCGTACTCGTCTCGAATCGGCCCGCGTGGGATGCTGGCACCAATCAGTAGCACCCCGGCGAGAGCGCCGTTCGCCGCTACGAGCATCGGTGCGCCGAATAGCCACGGCGCGATGACGATCCATGCGCCGAGCGGAACGTTGAGGAAACGGACGGCGCGTGCGGGTTCACCCGTCGCGATGACCGAAAACGAGACGACGAGTGCGCCGACGAGGTGACTGCTGCTGGCGAGCAGTCCTTGCGTTCCGAAAATGGTCGGCGAGAGCATCATCCAGAAGCCGAGCGCCATCGCTCCGAGAAGATACCACGGAAGGGAAACTCCCCAGAACATGCCCGCAGGGCGATTTCGTTCGGATCGGGTTTCCTCGGGCAAGCCGGCGTCCTCCTCGGAGAGGTGACCTCCCATCCAGAACGCGTGCCAAAAAGAGACTCCTTCGCTCATGCGGCGCTTGAGGAGCTGCATCATCGCGACGACCTCGTCGACAGTGAGCGAGATCATCCACAGCATTCCGAACGCTGAGAGTAGACACAGCGTACACCACGTGCCTACGAGTAAGGGTTGTGAGATGACGAGCAGTACTTGGACGAAACCAAGTGGAATGACGACGATGCCGAAAAACGACACCATCCACGGCATCGTCCGCCAGCGACTCTTGTCGCCCATGAATCCCATCAACGCCTCGATGGCGTACGCGACGGCGCCCAGTCCAGAGTCGGAGACGGGGAAAGCTTCAGAGACGCGCGATTCGAGTATCTGTGCGGTTCCGGTCCCGAAAAACGGGTCCCAGACTGCGTCGATGTGTCCCAGCTGGTACGCCGCCATGTACCGCGAGGCGAAGAAACCGAAGAATCCCAGTGCGATGAGCGGCGCGCGCTGGGCCGCCGTCGAGGGATTGTACGACCACCCGGAGGGAACTGTTGCCCCGTCCATCTCCATGCGCATCATGATGATGACGGAGAACATGATCACGAGGATACCTACGAGGCTGTCGTTCAGATACGCGGCAGCCGTCGGCGCGTGAAACACGAGTGGCGCCACCAACAGCCACAGCCCCACGAAACTGTTCGCGTACGACGCCCACGGGTTCTCACGGAGAAGCGTTATCGCGCTCAACCCGATCAGAACCACGCCGGTGACGATGTCGCTCCACGTCATCAGCACGCTCTCGTATCCGAGCGTGGGCGGACTGAACAGCAGCCAGATTCCCAGCGAGATGACGCCGTACTGTATCCACGGCTCCTTGAGCGGATGGTTGAGCATCATCTCGCCGGGTTCTTGCATCTCTCCGTTCGACTCGCCTTCTCCTTGGTCTGAACTCGACGGACTGTCGTGTTGGTTTTCGGTCACAGTTTCTCACTCCCGTCTCGCGCCTGTGTCGAATCGCTCGCCGAGGCATCAGTCTCGACGTCCGTGTTCGCCGTCGCTCCGTTTCGGTTCGCGTTCGTACCGCGCTGCCTCGCCTCAGCGAGGTCGAGCGAGGCGTTGATAAGCCCGATATGACTGAACGCCTGGGGGACGTTTCCGAGCTGGATGCCACGTTCGGGGTCGACCTCCTCGGCAAGCAGTCCGAGGGGACTGACGTATCGTTGCACGCTCTGAAAGCGCGTCTCTGCCTCGTCGACTCGGTCGGACTGGGCGAGCACGGAGACAAGCCAGAACGAACAGAGGAGAAACGCACCCTCCTCGCCGGGGAGTCCGTCGTCTCCCTCATACCGTTTCACCAGTCCATCACCGACAGCTAACCGGTCTATCACGGCGTCTATCGTCGACTGCACGCGCGAATCGTCAATCGGCAGAAAACCGACGATAGGGATGAGCAGGCTCGTCGAATCGAGCCGGTCCTCGTCGCCGAACGCGCTGACGAAACTATTCGCCGCCTCGCTGTAGCCCTCTTCGAGGACGGTCTCCTTGATCTCACGTCGGCTCTCTCTCCAGCGGTCGACGGGGCCGTCGAGGTCGGTATTGGCGACGATTTTGAGTCCTCGGTCGAGCGCGACCCAGCACATGACCTTCGAGTAAACGAAGTGCTGACGGTCGGTTCGCATCTCCCAGATACCTGCGTCGGGCTCTTTCCACCCCTCACACACGTAGTCGATGAAGCTGCGCATCGCGTTCCAGCTTTGCTCGCCGATGGACTCCCCGTAGCGACACGTCTCGTAGATTCCGTGAATCAACTCGCCGTAGACGTCGATCTGATGTTGGTCGGCTGCAGCGTTGCCGACACGGACGGGGGCAGACTCGCGGTATCCCGAGAGGTGATCGAGCGTCCGTTCGTCCGGGACGGGGTCACCATGAACGCCGTACACCGGGCTGACGTCCGACGGTGGGCCGCGCGAACAGTGCGCTAAACACAGCTCGAAGTACTCTCTCGCTTCGGTCGTGTGCCCCAGTTCGGTGAGCGCCCGAACGGTGAACGCGGCGTCACGGATCCAGTTGTATCGATAGTCCCAGTTTCGCACACCGCCGATATCCTCCGGAAGCGACGTCGTCGGCGCCGCACATATCGCTCCTGATTCGTGATTTATCAAGAGCTTGAGGATGAGCGACGACCGCACGACGCTCGAATGCCACTTCCCACCCACGGGACACTCCTCGGTCGGGGAGCTGTCGTCTATCCAGTCACGCCAGTACCGGACAACCTCGTCGAGGACTTGTTGATGATGCCCCGGATTGTTTGGAATTTCGCACCCATATCCGAGAGCAAGCCATCGAGTCTCACCTTCTTCGAGCGTTATCGTCGCTTCGGCGCCGTGTTCCGAAACAGACAGCGGAATCGAACTGGAGAGGAACGCTGCTTCGTCGGTTGATTCTGCAACGACACCGTGCGGCGTGGACTCGACGGTCGGGACCGTCCGAGCGTAGTCGAACCGTGGAGCGAAGTCGACGTGGAGTTCGGCCTGACCGTCTTCGCACGCGATGCGACGATACACTGCCTGCATCGGCGAACTCGTCGCCCGAGCGGTCTCCGGGACCGGCATGAAGTCGGTGACCGTAGTTCGTCCCGACGCCGTCCGAAAGTGCGTCTGGAGGACGTTCGTCCGGTCAACGTACTCCTGGAGTGACTCGAACGATTTCGTCGGTTGGACAGTGAACTGTCCACCCCGTTGGTCGTCCAGAATGGCGGCGAAGACGCTCGAGGAGTCGACGGATGGGAAACAGCACCAGTCGATAGCGCCGTCGCATCCGACGAGTGCGACGGTTTCTAGATTTCCGATGACGCCGTAGTCTTCGAGTGGAGTGTACGACATATCTGCGCGTTCTGAGTCGCTTTGGGTGGTCGGTATCCTCTCGGGGAACTGAACTCTGTGGGGTTGTGTTGCTACGAAATCAGGTTGCGACAGCTTTCGGCGCACTCGCGTAGGACGTCGGCGCAGACCTGGCAGTGCTCGGCGTCGTGCCGGTCACACTCTTCGGCGCACTCCTCGGCGACACCTGCGTTGACCTCTGCGAGTTCGGTGCTGTAGTTGGAGTCTCGGGCCATGAATCGTGCGTGCAGCGAGGCGATGTCGGCGACGTCACGACAAAGGCGGAGACAGCGGGCCATCTCCTCGCCTTCGCCAGCGCACTCGTCTGCACACCACTCACAGACCTCAGTGGCCTCGTTACACAGTTCGACACACTCGCGCTCTTCATTATCCAGATGGCTTATGTCGGATAGCGTTTCTGTAAGAGACATCGCACGGGAATGTACCACGACCATCTTTTCGCTATTTGTGGTTAACTTTCGAAAGTTGCGAAACACCCCCTTCGCGAGAGAGTAGTCCGACCGTCACACCGGGGCAGTCGGAGTCTCTGTCCTCGGAGTCCTCTTCGCCGACTGTGAACTGTACTCTGTGAGAGGGAGTACTCGGGGAGGTCCCCTATTCTCTCAAAGTAATTCGCTTCTCTCGCAACGAAATATAAACCTCGTCCTCCCACAGGATGGTATTCGTCGTTCACGGTGAGGGGGAAATCACGCCGTGGCTGGATCACTGTGGTCTCTAGCTGTGCTGCCCGAAGGATACTTCGACAACCGCGTTTGCAGTACTATCCACCGCAGACCCGAAGACAGGTGGCTCACGCGCCCACGACTTGCTCTCTCGACACCGGACGATACAAGAACTATCTATTCGGGAGGTGACTAACTCGTGTGAGCTCACGTACACCGACAGAGTGTATCGAACTTGCGACCGACCCATCGGCGAACGATGCGGATCGCAGTGATGCGATTCACTCGCTCAAACAGGCGAACGAATGCGACGAACTGGCGGCGCTCGTACGGAACGAGACTCTCGAAGAACAGTTCCGCCGCGACGCTCTCGATGCGTTGGGGACACCGCAGTGCGATTCGACGCTTCGCATACTCGTCGAAGAGGAATCTCTCGACTCAGAGCTCCGCGACAGGGCATCGGAGTCACTCGGACGACTCGACAGCGACTGAGATAGGGTAGCGGACCGTGCTGCTCGGCGCCATCCTACCCGACGGGGTCGAACCCGTCGTCGAAGTCGAAGCTGTCCAGATTCGTCGAGACGTCGTCGTACCGGTTGCCCACGAACACCGACGCGGCACTGTCGCCGTTCACGCCGAGCGTCCCGCCTCGGAAGCGTGAGAATCTGATGTCGGCGCGCTCGGCGCCCAGCAGCAGGAGGACGTTCGCGTCGCCAGTCTGTCGGAACTCACAGCCGTCGAAGACGACGCCCGGTGTTCCAACGTGAATCCCGTGACGGTCCGCGTACGCGCCGTGGTCGAACCGGAACGTACAGTTGCGGAACGTGACGCCGGCCCCGCCGTCGGCGACTTGGACCGAGTACTGTCTCGCCTCCCCGGACCCCGAATCGCGGATCACGACGTTGTCCATCAGTATCTCGTCCTCGCGTTCTCCGGAGACCTTTATCGCTCGCGACGACGCATCCGACTCGATGACTGTGTCGCGAACGGTAGCTCCCTCGCTGACGCGCAGAAGGTCGTTCTCCCAGTTCGTCGCGGTGATCGTACAGCCCTCGATACGCGGGCGGCCCTCCTGCGCCCAGATGCCGCACCCGGTGTGGTCGACGTGCTCACCGTCGAGGACGACGTTCGCATCGCGAACGACGTCGTCGCCGTGCTCGCCGGCCCCCAGTCGGATGTTCCCGTTCCCGTTGTTCTCGAACTGCCCCCCTTCGATGATAGTCCGTCCGGGCCCCGAACTCTTCGCGTAGACGCCGTTGTCGACGAAGCCGCTCACCTCGCAGTCCTGCAGTCGGAGCGTGCCCTCGTGGTCGGCCTCGACGTTCACGCCGATTCGATAGTTGTGCTGCTGCTGCGTCCCGGACTCGTAGATACAGCCGTCGGCCATCCGGAGGTTTCGGACGACACCGGTCCCTTCCGGCGTCGTGACGTTGAACCACATCAGCGACGCGGGCGGGCGCTCCAAGCGGTCTATCCGCCCGGTGACTCGGACGTCTTCGACCAACAGTCCATCCGGGACGGTCGCCCCGATTGCTCTCGGGCCGACTCCCGGCTCGGAGAAGTCGAAGGTGACGTTCTCGACCACCGCGCGTTCCGTGCCGACGAAGGTGAGCGCCCGACTCATCTCGGGGTCGTCGACTCGAATCGTCGCACCGGGCCCGCCGACGACCGCCACGCCCGCCCGCTCACCGAACTGCAACTCCTCGTCGAGGCGATGGGCTCCACTGGATAGGGCGTAGACTACGGGGTCCCGCGTAGCGGTGGCGTTCACCGCTTCGTCGACCGAACTGTACTCACCGACGTCGACGGTACTCCACCCTTCGATACGCAGGTGTTCTACCGTCACTCCCATAGGTATTTCTGCGAGAGAGCCCGAACGCGGTGACTCTCGCGGCCCGCCCGATGACGTGGGCTCTCTGGAGCCCGACTGGGCGATTCTGTCAGGATTCCGAATTACAACCACAAATCATGAGCAACTGCTGGTCGTACGTGTAGACGCACCACCATGAAGGGTAACGAGACATCCGTCGGCGAGTGGCGGTCCCTCGATGGCCGTTCCGCACGAGATAGCACCGACGACCCCGACGTCGTCTTCGCGCACGTCAGCGATCTCCACGGCCAGCTCCTGCCACGGTATCAGGTGTACTACGACAACCCGACGTCCAAACCCGACTTCGAGTTCGGAGACGACGATTACGTCATCGAACGCGGAGGCGGCATCCCCCTCCTCGCTGCCAAACTCGACGCCCTCCGCGCTGACTACGATGTCTGTACGCTGATGAGTGGCGACACGTTCCACGGCTCCGCCGTCACGACCTACACTGATGGGCGAGCGATGCTCGACCCCATCAACGAACACGTCGAACCCGACGTCTACGTCCCCGGAAACTGGGATTACTCGAACGAGGCCGCCGTGGACGGTATCTTCGTAGAGCTGATGGAGGCGCTCGACGCCCCGGTCCTCGCGAACAACCTCTACGACTGGGAGACCGACGACCTGCTGTACGACGCGTACCGGATACTCGACGTCGGAGCCGTCTCGGTCGGCGTCGTCGGGATGACGAACGTCTACGTCGACCGGATGGCCCCCGCGTTCTACGA is from Haloprofundus halophilus and encodes:
- a CDS encoding right-handed parallel beta-helix repeat-containing protein, with product MGVTVEHLRIEGWSTVDVGEYSSVDEAVNATATRDPVVYALSSGAHRLDEELQFGERAGVAVVGGPGATIRVDDPEMSRALTFVGTERAVVENVTFDFSEPGVGPRAIGATVPDGLLVEDVRVTGRIDRLERPPASLMWFNVTTPEGTGVVRNLRMADGCIYESGTQQQHNYRIGVNVEADHEGTLRLQDCEVSGFVDNGVYAKSSGPGRTIIEGGQFENNGNGNIRLGAGEHGDDVVRDANVVLDGEHVDHTGCGIWAQEGRPRIEGCTITATNWENDLLRVSEGATVRDTVIESDASSRAIKVSGEREDEILMDNVVIRDSGSGEARQYSVQVADGGAGVTFRNCTFRFDHGAYADRHGIHVGTPGVVFDGCEFRQTGDANVLLLLGAERADIRFSRFRGGTLGVNGDSAASVFVGNRYDDVSTNLDSFDFDDGFDPVG